The Thioalkalivibrio thiocyanodenitrificans ARhD 1 genome window below encodes:
- a CDS encoding YhdP family protein, which produces MRDSESRHQETGGTPRERAGGWRVAWRGGLSRLKAAAIWITAGGLILLAVLVTTLRLALPMAADYREQVAFELGDRLGYRVEIGALNAGWHLLGPRIHLDQVAIFGDESGPPLLQLDRLDLGVRLWHSLWQRQWRFHSVRVLGADVHVVRDADGLFRVSGAGTVAADNETPVRDGGARVLEMLAGTTFRLQSSRLRYTDRVMDLDYRFDDLNLGVAVGADTLRLAGQVFLPPELGRDLTVGVDVTGDPEVLESWRGQVHVRGQGIVIDALPDDALARRINVQSGVVDMEMWSRIAAGRPDRVRARVQAADLRLAPPGQEENEPAPEPVRLDRLAVDALWEQRGSGRWQLRLHRLQLQHAGRPSVRMGLSLFHEEVEGTRRFWGEAEGVRVDHLLPLVLSQDILDVGQRSLLAGLRPAGELPRVRFHGQLPEIGEPQFAATGAFRELAVEPHERLPGFHGLSGDFSVYHDGGEVSLNSRHMRVDVPRLFADSLWASAVRGTVDWTRHGDGYRVTSEDLHVHNEDVRAGGRLVLDLGPEPRMDLEVEFADGDGSRAARYLPVGIMPEPTYRWLSRSIVDGRVLDGRLVFSGPFRKFPLEGDDDIFEVRARVSDGVLDYQPGWSALREVAGELIFDDRGMRAENASGRLLDARISDADVRIADYRAAELEVRGQARGPLSDMLRYVRESPLVSGLDGLLDDTRAEGDSRLDLALTMPLHRGGGGPAATRVSGAVELDGNRLRLETQPVDFTRVTGRVAFTEATVTAEQVQARFNDESLSLDASMPDGGPLTVRAEGMQPVAALAAHLPNYLRPHLRGRSHWSGEFTAPIDGTGSPRLRLESMLEGVTSELPEPLAKTSGVRVPLHLEVPLGPTRDPVHLRYGTILSGVLQPDNDGLSGELRFNAGDARMPEEGLRIAGRMERVNLDAWHAVAEAHPADAAEPPPGSRVSAIDLHAGEVISGARVVRDVHLSALRGRERWQVRVDSAALRGELQIPRELRGVAPLTFNMERVDLDRMAAPAGGVASGLPRLDPRTMPGLRGGIQELVHDGRRFTDLRIEATPVRDGIQVHHLQAGSAGGHASLRITGDWRIAAPDRHQTRLRYDLRTSHLGLMLTDLGFQHGFDQGEGKMEGQVRWPDAPTHFTWDGLQGDGRVDIIDGRLVEMDPGAGRLLGLFSLNMLPRRLALDFRDVFQRGFLFDKLEGTIHLVGSDAYTSDLRIQGVAANVEIEGRTGIVARDHDQRIVVTPRVGGALPVAGALLGGPMAGAAVFILDRVLGMGRGIDAAARVEYRVTGTWQDPVVETLARPAGDDLPG; this is translated from the coding sequence ATGCGGGATAGTGAGTCAAGGCATCAGGAGACCGGAGGCACGCCGCGCGAGCGGGCGGGGGGCTGGCGCGTGGCGTGGCGCGGCGGGCTCAGCCGGTTGAAGGCCGCGGCTATCTGGATCACGGCAGGCGGCCTGATCCTCCTGGCGGTGCTGGTCACGACCCTGCGCCTTGCCCTGCCCATGGCGGCCGACTACCGGGAGCAGGTGGCCTTCGAACTGGGGGATCGTCTGGGTTACAGGGTGGAGATCGGCGCGCTGAATGCGGGCTGGCACCTGCTGGGTCCGCGGATACACCTGGATCAGGTGGCCATCTTCGGGGATGAGTCGGGTCCGCCGCTGCTGCAGTTGGATCGGCTCGATCTGGGCGTGCGCCTGTGGCACAGCCTGTGGCAGCGCCAGTGGCGCTTCCACTCGGTCCGCGTGCTGGGCGCGGACGTGCATGTTGTCCGGGATGCCGACGGGCTGTTCCGGGTGTCGGGCGCCGGCACGGTGGCGGCGGACAACGAAACGCCGGTCCGGGACGGCGGCGCCCGGGTGCTGGAGATGCTGGCCGGAACCACCTTCCGGCTGCAGTCCAGCCGCCTGCGCTACACCGACCGGGTGATGGACCTGGACTACCGCTTCGACGACCTGAATCTGGGCGTGGCGGTGGGCGCGGATACCCTGCGCCTGGCCGGTCAGGTGTTCCTTCCCCCGGAACTGGGGCGGGATCTGACCGTCGGTGTGGACGTGACGGGCGACCCGGAGGTCCTGGAGAGCTGGCGGGGTCAGGTGCACGTGCGGGGGCAGGGGATCGTGATCGACGCCCTGCCCGACGACGCCCTGGCGCGAAGGATCAACGTGCAGTCCGGCGTGGTGGACATGGAGATGTGGAGCCGCATCGCCGCCGGACGGCCGGATCGGGTGCGTGCGCGGGTGCAGGCGGCGGATCTGCGTCTGGCACCGCCGGGGCAGGAGGAGAACGAACCGGCGCCGGAACCGGTTCGCCTGGACAGGCTGGCCGTCGATGCCCTCTGGGAACAACGCGGCAGCGGGCGTTGGCAGCTCAGGCTGCATCGGCTGCAGCTGCAGCATGCCGGCCGCCCGTCCGTGCGCATGGGATTGTCACTCTTCCACGAGGAGGTGGAGGGTACACGGCGCTTCTGGGGAGAAGCGGAGGGTGTCCGGGTGGATCATCTCCTGCCGCTGGTTCTCTCCCAGGACATCCTTGATGTCGGGCAGCGCTCCCTGCTTGCGGGGCTCCGGCCCGCGGGCGAACTGCCCCGGGTGCGATTTCATGGGCAGTTGCCGGAGATCGGAGAGCCGCAGTTCGCCGCCACCGGCGCGTTCCGGGAGCTTGCGGTGGAGCCCCACGAACGCCTGCCCGGCTTTCACGGCCTGAGCGGCGATTTCAGTGTCTACCACGATGGCGGGGAGGTCAGTCTGAACAGCCGCCACATGCGCGTGGATGTCCCCCGGCTGTTCGCGGACAGCCTGTGGGCGTCTGCGGTCAGGGGTACCGTCGACTGGACACGGCACGGGGACGGCTATCGGGTGACCAGTGAGGATCTGCACGTGCACAACGAGGATGTGCGGGCCGGAGGCCGCCTGGTCCTTGATCTGGGGCCGGAGCCACGCATGGATCTGGAGGTGGAATTCGCTGATGGCGACGGCAGCCGCGCCGCGCGGTATCTGCCGGTGGGCATCATGCCGGAACCCACCTACCGGTGGCTGAGCCGCAGTATTGTGGACGGCCGGGTGCTGGACGGGCGGCTCGTGTTCAGCGGCCCGTTCAGGAAGTTCCCTCTGGAGGGCGATGACGACATCTTCGAAGTCCGCGCCCGGGTGAGCGACGGTGTGCTGGATTACCAGCCCGGCTGGTCGGCATTGCGGGAGGTGGCCGGCGAGTTGATCTTCGATGACCGGGGCATGCGCGCGGAAAACGCCTCCGGACGGCTGCTCGATGCGCGCATCAGTGACGCCGATGTGCGCATTGCCGATTACCGGGCCGCGGAACTGGAGGTGCGGGGGCAGGCGCGGGGACCCCTGTCCGACATGCTGCGCTACGTGCGGGAGAGCCCCCTGGTGAGCGGCCTGGACGGCCTGCTGGATGACACCCGTGCCGAAGGCGACAGCCGTCTGGACCTGGCCCTGACCATGCCGCTGCACCGGGGCGGCGGCGGTCCGGCCGCCACGCGCGTCTCCGGTGCGGTGGAACTGGATGGCAACCGGCTGCGCCTGGAGACGCAGCCGGTGGATTTCACCCGGGTGACGGGTCGGGTGGCCTTCACCGAGGCTACGGTGACTGCAGAGCAGGTGCAGGCTCGCTTCAATGACGAATCCCTGTCCCTGGATGCGAGCATGCCGGACGGCGGGCCGCTCACGGTGCGCGCGGAGGGCATGCAGCCGGTGGCGGCGCTTGCGGCGCATCTGCCGAACTATCTGAGGCCTCACCTGCGTGGCCGGTCACACTGGAGCGGCGAGTTCACGGCGCCGATCGATGGGACCGGAAGCCCCCGTTTGCGTCTGGAGTCCATGCTTGAGGGGGTGACCTCGGAACTGCCCGAGCCCCTTGCCAAGACGTCGGGAGTCCGGGTGCCCCTGCACCTGGAGGTCCCGCTCGGGCCGACGCGGGACCCCGTGCACCTGCGTTACGGCACCATCCTGTCGGGCGTGCTGCAACCGGACAATGACGGTTTGAGCGGTGAACTGCGCTTCAATGCAGGGGATGCCCGCATGCCGGAGGAGGGCCTTCGTATCGCGGGGCGCATGGAGCGCGTCAACCTGGATGCATGGCACGCGGTGGCCGAAGCGCACCCGGCCGATGCCGCCGAACCGCCTCCCGGGAGCCGTGTCAGCGCGATCGATCTCCATGCGGGTGAGGTGATCAGCGGTGCACGGGTGGTCCGGGATGTCCATCTGAGCGCGTTGCGCGGCCGCGAACGCTGGCAGGTCCGGGTGGATTCGGCGGCGCTGCGGGGCGAGCTGCAGATCCCCCGGGAGCTTCGGGGGGTCGCCCCGCTGACGTTCAACATGGAGCGGGTGGATCTGGACCGGATGGCGGCGCCTGCTGGAGGGGTTGCATCCGGGTTGCCCCGCCTGGACCCCCGCACAATGCCCGGGCTGCGGGGTGGCATACAGGAACTCGTGCATGACGGACGCAGATTCACCGACCTGCGCATTGAAGCCACCCCCGTGCGTGACGGCATACAGGTTCACCACCTGCAGGCGGGCAGTGCAGGCGGTCATGCCAGCCTGCGTATCACCGGGGATTGGCGCATCGCGGCCCCGGACCGGCATCAGACCCGGCTGCGTTACGATCTGAGAACCTCTCATCTGGGGCTGATGCTCACTGATCTGGGGTTTCAGCACGGCTTCGATCAGGGAGAGGGGAAGATGGAGGGTCAGGTGCGCTGGCCCGATGCACCCACGCATTTCACATGGGATGGCCTCCAGGGTGACGGGCGCGTGGACATAATCGACGGGCGCCTGGTCGAGATGGATCCGGGGGCGGGGCGGCTGCTGGGACTGTTCAGCCTGAACATGCTGCCCCGCCGGCTCGCCCTGGATTTTCGCGACGTGTTCCAGCGGGGTTTCCTGTTCGACAAACTGGAGGGCACGATCCATCTGGTGGGCAGCGACGCCTACACCTCCGATCTGCGCATCCAGGGCGTGGCGGCCAACGTGGAGATCGAGGGCCGTACCGGCATCGTCGCGCGGGATCACGACCAGCGCATCGTCGTGACGCCCAGGGTGGGCGGCGCCCTGCCGGTGGCAGGTGCCCTGCTCGGTGGCCCCATGGCCGGTGCCGCGGTGTTCATCCTCGACCGTGTCCTCGGCATGGGCCGCGGCATCGATGCGGCGGCCCGGGTGGAATACCGAGTCACCGGCACATGGCAGGATCCGGTCGTGGAGACCCTGGCCAGGCCGGCGGGCGACGACCTGCCGGGATAG
- the rng gene encoding ribonuclease G, which yields MMGTEILMNVTPQETRVALVENGVLVELNMERARRRGLVGNIYKGRVSRVLPGMDAAFVDIGLERAAFLHASDVAPVEREELPYGESKPTEPIQRLLREGQDILVQVIKDPIGTKGARLTTYITVPSRYLVLMPNNPNVGVSTRIEDETDRARLKGFMEGILAEEGEGHGFIVRTAADVASEESMRNDVGFLHKLWHSISERAASVPPGSEVYMDLPLAVRILRDMVGVELEKIRIDSRETAQKVLEFAETYVPELMPRIEHYPGERPIFDLYNVEDEIQKALERKVELKSGGYLIFDQTEAMTTIDINTGGFVGHRNLEETIFKTNLEAAQAIVRQLRLRNLGGIIIIDFIDMLQEEHKRQVFRALEKALEKDHAKSQLCEVSPLGLVEMTRKRTRESLERLLCEPCPMCTGRGYLKSAETVCYEMFREIMREARQFDAKELLVLASQTVVDLLLDEESASVAQLQEFIGIPIRFQVESLYTQEQFDVVLL from the coding sequence ATGATGGGTACCGAGATACTGATGAACGTCACCCCCCAGGAGACCCGAGTTGCCCTGGTGGAGAACGGCGTACTGGTGGAGTTGAACATGGAACGCGCCCGCCGGCGTGGTCTCGTGGGCAACATCTACAAGGGCCGGGTGAGCCGTGTGCTGCCGGGCATGGACGCCGCCTTCGTGGACATCGGACTGGAACGGGCCGCCTTCCTGCACGCATCGGACGTGGCGCCGGTGGAGCGTGAGGAACTGCCCTACGGCGAGAGCAAGCCGACCGAGCCCATCCAGCGGCTGCTGCGTGAAGGGCAGGATATCCTGGTTCAGGTGATCAAGGATCCCATCGGTACCAAGGGTGCGCGCCTGACCACGTACATCACCGTGCCTTCCCGGTACCTGGTGCTCATGCCCAACAACCCGAACGTGGGTGTATCCACTCGTATCGAGGACGAGACGGACCGTGCCCGGCTGAAGGGCTTCATGGAGGGCATCCTGGCCGAGGAGGGGGAGGGGCACGGATTCATCGTGCGCACTGCGGCTGATGTGGCCAGCGAGGAGTCCATGCGCAATGATGTGGGTTTCCTGCACAAGCTCTGGCACTCCATCAGCGAACGGGCCGCTTCGGTGCCGCCGGGTTCCGAGGTCTACATGGATCTGCCGCTGGCCGTGCGCATTCTTCGCGACATGGTGGGCGTGGAGTTGGAGAAGATCCGTATCGACTCTCGGGAGACGGCACAGAAGGTGCTGGAGTTTGCAGAGACGTACGTGCCCGAACTGATGCCGCGCATCGAGCATTATCCCGGCGAGCGGCCCATCTTCGATCTCTACAACGTGGAGGATGAGATCCAGAAGGCGCTGGAGCGAAAGGTGGAGCTGAAATCCGGCGGCTACCTCATCTTTGACCAGACCGAGGCCATGACCACGATCGATATCAACACCGGCGGGTTCGTGGGGCATCGCAACCTGGAAGAGACGATCTTCAAGACGAACCTGGAGGCAGCCCAGGCCATCGTACGGCAACTGCGGCTTCGCAACCTGGGCGGCATCATCATCATCGACTTCATCGACATGCTCCAGGAGGAACACAAGCGCCAGGTGTTCCGTGCGCTGGAGAAGGCGCTCGAGAAGGATCACGCCAAGAGCCAGCTCTGCGAGGTCTCTCCCCTGGGGCTGGTGGAGATGACCCGAAAGCGCACGCGCGAGAGTCTGGAGAGGCTGCTGTGCGAGCCCTGCCCGATGTGTACGGGACGGGGCTATCTCAAGTCCGCCGAGACCGTCTGCTACGAGATGTTCCGCGAGATCATGCGGGAGGCACGCCAGTTCGACGCCAAGGAGCTGCTGGTGCTGGCGTCCCAGACGGTGGTGGACCTGCTGCTGGACGAGGAATCCGCCAGCGTCGCGCAGTTGCAGGAATTCATCGGCATTCCCATTCGTTTCCAGGTGGAGAGTCTCTATACCCAGGAGCAGTTCGACGTGGTGCTGCTCTGA
- a CDS encoding Maf family protein has product MLILASSSPRRRELLEQIGVSYRVYPVDVDETPLDGEAPEDFAQRMALEKARAGWRAQSGGQPVLGADTVVSLDGAILGKPVDRDDAMDTLGRLSGRTHRVFSAVALVHGEREAVRLSVTRVRFRTLAPREIGVYWDSGEPADKAGAYGIQGLGALFVEHLEGSYTGVVGLPLYETGQLLEAFGVAHGGRR; this is encoded by the coding sequence ATGCTTATCCTGGCTTCCTCCTCTCCCCGCCGCCGCGAACTCCTGGAACAGATCGGCGTCAGTTACCGGGTGTATCCGGTGGACGTGGACGAGACTCCTCTCGACGGTGAGGCGCCCGAGGACTTCGCACAGCGCATGGCGCTTGAGAAGGCGCGGGCGGGATGGAGGGCCCAGAGTGGGGGACAGCCGGTGCTGGGGGCCGATACCGTGGTGAGCCTGGATGGGGCCATACTGGGCAAGCCCGTCGACCGGGACGATGCCATGGATACGCTGGGGCGACTGTCGGGCAGAACGCATCGCGTGTTCTCCGCCGTGGCGCTGGTGCACGGGGAGCGCGAGGCGGTACGCCTCTCCGTGACGCGGGTGCGGTTTCGCACCCTGGCACCGCGCGAGATCGGCGTGTACTGGGACAGCGGCGAGCCTGCCGACAAGGCCGGCGCCTACGGCATCCAGGGACTGGGAGCGCTGTTCGTTGAACATCTTGAGGGCAGCTACACCGGTGTGGTGGGGTTGCCCCTGTACGAGACCGGACAATTACTGGAGGCATTCGGCGTGGCCCATGGGGGGCGACGCTGA
- the rlmH gene encoding 23S rRNA (pseudouridine(1915)-N(3))-methyltransferase RlmH yields MRIHLLAVGERMPAWVVEAYREYAGRLPGECSLHLKEIPANRRGRNADLARIAEAEGARMLDAIPKDCQVVALDERGRTFSTAELSKCLDDWMHAGRDVALLVGGPEGLTAACRARADLVWSLSPLTFPHPLVRVIVAEQIYRAWSLLRGHPYHRE; encoded by the coding sequence ATGCGCATCCATCTCCTGGCGGTGGGTGAACGCATGCCCGCCTGGGTTGTCGAGGCCTACCGGGAATATGCCGGGCGCCTGCCCGGCGAGTGCAGCCTGCATCTGAAGGAGATCCCGGCCAACAGGCGCGGCAGGAACGCGGATCTCGCCCGCATCGCGGAGGCGGAGGGTGCCCGCATGCTGGATGCGATCCCGAAGGACTGCCAGGTCGTTGCGCTGGACGAACGGGGACGCACTTTTTCCACTGCCGAACTGTCGAAATGCCTGGACGACTGGATGCATGCCGGCCGGGATGTCGCGTTGCTGGTGGGCGGTCCCGAGGGCCTGACCGCTGCCTGCCGCGCTCGCGCCGATCTCGTCTGGTCTCTGTCACCGCTCACGTTTCCGCACCCACTGGTGCGCGTGATCGTCGCCGAGCAGATCTACCGGGCGTGGAGCCTGTTGCGGGGGCACCCGTACCATCGTGAATGA
- the rsfS gene encoding ribosome silencing factor, giving the protein MQTEALTGLVIKALEDLKGQDIKVIDVRGKTTITDMMVIASGTSDRHVKALADNVAIQAKAAGVMPLGTEGEGDNEWVLVDLNDVVVHVMLPRVRDFYNLEKLWLTDAPAAEASEPVSKVKRLRG; this is encoded by the coding sequence ATGCAGACTGAAGCACTCACCGGGTTGGTGATCAAGGCCCTGGAGGACCTCAAGGGCCAGGATATCAAGGTCATCGATGTGCGTGGCAAGACCACCATCACCGACATGATGGTGATCGCCAGCGGCACCTCGGACCGGCACGTGAAAGCGCTTGCCGACAACGTGGCCATCCAGGCCAAGGCGGCGGGTGTGATGCCGTTGGGCACCGAGGGGGAAGGGGACAACGAATGGGTGCTGGTGGATCTCAACGACGTGGTGGTGCACGTGATGCTGCCCCGCGTGCGTGACTTCTACAACCTGGAGAAGCTCTGGCTCACCGATGCCCCGGCCGCCGAGGCATCCGAGCCGGTCAGCAAGGTCAAGCGGCTGCGGGGTTAG
- the nadD gene encoding nicotinate-nucleotide adenylyltransferase yields the protein MIGILGGTFDPVHFGHLRPALEVMEQLHMDEVRFVPCRIPPHRHAPEAPVEHRLAMVERAIEGQPGFCVDRRELDREGPSYSVDTLESLRAELGTDVPLCLMMGMDAFAGLASWHRWQDILTLAHILVVHRPGSAAPRGPGDPLTRAATRDPDDLRRRPAGAVFFHPVTPLDLSGTAIRAMLRRGESPRYLMPDSVLEYIRMHGLYVTHARDEATRLA from the coding sequence ATGATCGGGATCCTCGGCGGCACCTTCGACCCCGTTCATTTCGGGCATCTGCGCCCCGCGCTGGAGGTGATGGAGCAGCTGCATATGGACGAGGTGCGTTTCGTGCCCTGCCGCATCCCGCCGCATCGCCATGCGCCGGAGGCCCCGGTGGAACACCGTCTCGCCATGGTGGAGCGCGCAATCGAGGGTCAGCCGGGATTCTGTGTGGACCGGCGTGAGCTGGACCGGGAAGGCCCGTCCTACAGCGTCGACACCCTGGAGAGCCTGCGCGCGGAACTGGGCACCGACGTTCCGCTGTGCCTGATGATGGGGATGGATGCCTTTGCGGGGCTTGCCTCCTGGCATCGCTGGCAGGACATTCTCACGCTCGCCCACATCCTGGTGGTGCACCGGCCCGGCAGCGCTGCCCCCCGTGGCCCCGGCGACCCGCTCACCCGGGCCGCCACCCGGGATCCGGACGATCTGCGCCGCCGGCCCGCGGGCGCGGTGTTCTTCCATCCGGTGACGCCACTGGATCTTTCGGGCACCGCCATCCGTGCCATGCTGCGCAGGGGCGAAAGCCCGCGTTATCTCATGCCCGACAGCGTGCTCGAGTACATCCGCATGCACGGGCTTTACGTGACACATGCCCGGGACGAGGCCACGCGCCTTGCCTGA
- a CDS encoding glutamate-5-semialdehyde dehydrogenase, which yields MNAVADNVVGDIELHMVEMGRRARAASRALARAETGVKDAALLGMAEIIEARAAALMAENRKDLEAGQQNGLDDALLDRLAFTPERIAVMAEGLRQIAALADPVGAISDLNYRPSGIQVGRMRVPLGVIGIIYESRPNVTVDAAGLCLKSGNACILRGGSEAFHSNGALADCIRDGLERAGLPMDAVQVVATTDRAAVGALLRLKDSVDVIVPRGGKGLIARVSEESLIPVIKHLDGVCHVYVDDGADPDKAVRVAVNAKTQRYGTCNTMETLLVSRGVAERILPRLGDAFADKGVELRGCEASRAILSGIKEATEQDWSEEYLAPVLAVRVVDGLDAAIEHINTYGSHHTDSIVTEDYTRARRFLREVDSSSVMVNASTRFADGFEYGLGAEIGISTDKLHARGPVGLEGLTTLKYVVLGDGHVRG from the coding sequence ATGAACGCTGTGGCGGACAACGTGGTGGGTGATATCGAGCTTCACATGGTGGAGATGGGGCGGCGTGCCCGGGCGGCCTCGCGTGCGCTTGCCCGGGCGGAGACCGGCGTGAAGGACGCGGCCCTTCTGGGGATGGCGGAGATCATCGAGGCCCGCGCCGCGGCGCTGATGGCGGAGAACCGCAAGGATCTGGAGGCCGGGCAGCAGAACGGTCTCGATGATGCCCTGCTGGACCGCCTTGCATTCACGCCGGAGCGGATCGCGGTGATGGCCGAGGGCCTTCGTCAGATCGCCGCGCTCGCCGATCCGGTGGGGGCCATCTCCGATCTCAACTACCGGCCCAGCGGCATCCAGGTGGGGCGCATGCGCGTGCCCCTGGGGGTCATTGGCATCATCTACGAATCCCGCCCCAACGTGACCGTGGATGCGGCAGGGTTGTGCCTGAAGTCCGGCAACGCCTGTATCCTGCGCGGCGGCTCCGAGGCCTTCCATTCAAACGGGGCCCTGGCCGACTGCATACGTGACGGCCTGGAACGGGCGGGTCTGCCCATGGACGCGGTGCAGGTGGTGGCCACCACCGACCGGGCCGCCGTGGGTGCGCTGCTCAGGCTCAAGGACTCCGTGGACGTGATCGTGCCCCGGGGCGGAAAGGGGCTCATCGCCCGGGTGAGCGAGGAGTCGCTCATCCCCGTCATCAAGCATCTGGACGGCGTGTGCCACGTATACGTGGATGACGGTGCCGATCCCGACAAGGCCGTGCGCGTGGCCGTCAATGCCAAGACCCAGCGTTACGGCACCTGCAACACCATGGAGACCCTGCTGGTGAGCCGCGGTGTGGCCGAACGTATCCTGCCGCGGCTGGGGGACGCGTTTGCCGACAAGGGCGTGGAGCTTCGCGGTTGCGAGGCCAGTCGCGCCATTCTCTCCGGCATCAAGGAGGCCACCGAGCAGGACTGGAGCGAGGAGTACCTCGCCCCCGTGCTGGCGGTACGGGTGGTGGACGGTCTCGATGCCGCCATCGAGCACATCAACACCTACGGCTCCCACCATACCGACAGCATCGTCACCGAGGACTACACCCGCGCCCGTCGTTTCCTGCGTGAGGTGGACTCCAGTTCCGTGATGGTCAATGCCTCCACCCGTTTCGCCGACGGATTCGAATACGGCCTCGGCGCCGAGATCGGCATCAGCACGGACAAGCTCCATGCGCGCGGGCCGGTGGGTCTGGAGGGCCTCACCACGCTGAAGTACGTCGTGCTGGGAGACGGGCATGTACGGGGCTGA
- the holA gene encoding DNA polymerase III subunit delta, with amino-acid sequence MRLKPEQLARHLEEGLAPVYLFAGDEPLQLMEAADAVRAAARARGFTEREVFTVEKGFDWGQVEAASDSLSLFAEQRILEVRLPTGKPGPQGSRVLEAFAGRPAEDTLLMVHAGKLDRGVQNSKWVKALERAGVMIQVWPLSLSETAGWITRRLRARGLQPDGPAVRLLAERMEGNLMAAAQEVEKLALLRGAGPLDADGVLESVSDAARYTIYDLADAALTGDVTRAVHVLNGLRGEGVEAVLILWALTREVRQLADISEKVHAGTAPAQAMKGVWSRRQPLVRKALSRHPVGGWRALLSRCALVDRTIKGQAPGSAWDELLQLTAGIAGRVLFEGPPRDARRGMREA; translated from the coding sequence ATGCGGCTGAAACCCGAACAGTTGGCGCGTCACCTGGAAGAGGGCCTCGCCCCCGTGTATCTGTTCGCGGGCGACGAGCCCCTGCAGCTCATGGAGGCGGCGGACGCGGTGCGCGCCGCTGCCAGGGCCCGGGGGTTCACCGAGCGCGAGGTATTCACCGTCGAGAAGGGTTTCGACTGGGGGCAGGTCGAGGCGGCCTCGGACAGCCTGTCGCTGTTCGCCGAGCAGCGCATCCTGGAGGTGCGGCTGCCCACCGGCAAGCCGGGCCCCCAGGGGAGCCGGGTGCTGGAAGCCTTTGCGGGGCGGCCCGCCGAGGACACCCTGCTCATGGTGCATGCCGGCAAGCTGGATCGCGGCGTCCAGAACAGCAAGTGGGTCAAGGCCCTGGAGCGGGCCGGGGTGATGATACAGGTCTGGCCCCTGTCCCTGTCGGAAACAGCCGGCTGGATCACCCGTCGACTGCGCGCCCGGGGATTGCAGCCCGACGGGCCGGCGGTGCGCCTGTTGGCGGAACGGATGGAAGGCAACCTGATGGCGGCCGCACAGGAGGTGGAAAAACTCGCCCTGCTGCGGGGCGCGGGACCGCTGGACGCGGACGGGGTGCTGGAATCGGTCAGTGACGCGGCCCGATATACCATCTACGACCTGGCCGACGCGGCCCTGACCGGCGATGTCACCCGAGCGGTGCATGTACTCAACGGTCTGCGCGGCGAAGGCGTGGAGGCGGTGCTGATCCTCTGGGCATTGACCCGGGAGGTCCGGCAACTGGCGGATATTTCGGAAAAAGTCCACGCGGGCACTGCCCCTGCCCAGGCCATGAAGGGTGTCTGGTCGCGCCGCCAGCCACTGGTCAGGAAGGCCCTTTCCCGGCACCCGGTGGGGGGCTGGCGGGCCCTGCTGTCACGCTGTGCTTTGGTGGACCGGACCATCAAGGGTCAGGCACCGGGCAGCGCCTGGGACGAGTTGTTACAATTGACGGCAGGCATTGCGGGCCGGGTCCTGTTCGAGGGCCCGCCCCGGGATGCGAGACGCGGCATGCGGGAGGCGTAA
- a CDS encoding LPS-assembly lipoprotein LptE, with protein MERTQITGVSAGHGFARELSILLTAGGVTLVDSRQASTAEFRVRHLESGRRVLSVGGDARVSEYELYLVLEYEVRGRGDEWALEPVTLSITREYVHDPLQVLSQAGQEQSLREAMHRDLSQLVMFRLQAATQ; from the coding sequence ATGGAACGCACGCAGATCACCGGCGTGAGTGCCGGGCATGGTTTCGCACGCGAACTCTCCATCCTGCTGACTGCCGGTGGCGTCACGCTGGTGGACAGCCGTCAGGCGTCCACGGCGGAGTTTCGCGTGCGGCATCTGGAGTCGGGCCGGCGGGTGCTCTCCGTGGGCGGGGACGCGCGGGTGAGCGAGTATGAACTGTATCTGGTGCTCGAGTATGAAGTGCGCGGGCGCGGCGATGAGTGGGCGCTTGAGCCGGTGACGCTCAGCATCACCCGTGAATACGTCCACGACCCGCTGCAGGTGCTGAGTCAGGCCGGGCAGGAACAGTCCCTGCGGGAAGCGATGCACCGGGATCTTTCCCAGTTGGTGATGTTCCGATTGCAGGCGGCGACTCAGTGA